GATAAAGGGATGGCAGAACTGGTTGTCGCTGACAGGCTGCCGGAGGGTTTCTGGAGTGCTTAGAAGGATATGAAACTTTCTTGTTTGTCTGGTTGGTAATTGATGGAAGGTCAATTCAAGAAATGGAGTGGGTTATCAAATGGCTGTGAAAACTTTGAAAAGCTTTCTGTTTGTAGTAGTGGCGCTGTGCGGTCTAAGTCTTGTCGGTAATGTGGACACTGCTCGTGCTGGACTGATTCCCTATAGTTTCATTCAACCTCACGATTTTCAGCTTCCGATAGGGAAGGAAGTTCCGGCTGGTGGCCTCGATTTGTATGTTTCCTATAACACCTATAGGGAAGAGGGAAAAGCTTGGGATGGTGACAGTGGTACTCGGAGCGTGTTTCTAAACCTTAACCGCTACATACACGTATGGACGGTCGAAGGATTGGATAACTGGAGCTTTCTTACCGAGGGTGTAGTTGGTCTCGGAAGGGTGCTGACTAAAGACGATAATAGCGAAACTGGGCTGCTGGATACAATGGTCGGTGGTGCCGCTGCGTATAGAACGGGTAACTGGACAAGCGTCCTTGAATACTTTCTGTTCATGCCTACCGGTAGCGATGAGCTGTCTTCGAATTCCTGGAACCACAGCCTTACCTATCTGACAAACTACCACGTAGGTGCTTTCACTTTTGACGGTTCCGTAGGTTACCAGCTTAAGGGGGACAGCAAGGTAGGCGGTACTCACATTGAGCAAGGAGACACCTTTTACGTTAATACTGTTTTTGCTTACAAGTTTCAGGACCTCATAGAGCCTTACATTAAGGTTGATTACCAGACAACCGAGTCTGGAAAGAATAAGAATACCGGCGATTCTATTTCCAGCCAGGATGAGCTTGCTGTGGGGATTGGTAACCACTTCACGTTAAGCGACAGACTGACTCTTGCGCTGTCGTATGAAAAAGGCGTTTCGGGAAGAAATACGACTAAAACAAATGCCGGTTGGGCTCGCTTTATCTGGGTTTTCTAACGTTTGTTTAGGCAGCGTAACGTTGAGTCCGGGCGGGAGTCTGCTGTCGTTAGACTGTCGTTCTTGGGCTCTTGGGAAGAGAAGTCAATTATTTTTTTAACTCAACAAAAAGGTACTTGGGTCGGAGGGTAGTCCTGTTGACCCGCTAAGCACTAGGAGGTACAAAATGGCTAGCAAGAAGCACGTTGTCTGTCAGTCCTGCGACATTAATTGTGTTGTAGAGGCTGAAGTGAAGGCTGACGGTAAGATCCAAACAAAGAGTATCTCAGAGCCTCACCCGACAACTCCCCCCAATAGTATTTGTATGAAGTCGGTGAATGCGGACACGATCAGGACTCATAAGGATCGTGTGCTCTATCCTCTGAAAAACGTGGGTAGTAAGAGGGGAGAGCAAAGGTGGGAGCGAATCAGTTGGGACCAGGCATTGGATGAAATTGCCGAAAAGTTGAAAAAGATTATAGCGAAATACGGTCCGGAGTCCCTTGGTGTAAGCCAGACTGAGATTAATCAGCAAAGCGAATATGGAACGCTCCGGAGATTCATGAATCTCTTGGGTAGCCCGAACTGGACTGCCGCCATGTATATGTGTATCGGGAATACAGCCGGAGTTCATAGAGTAACTCATGGAAGTTACTCTTTTGCGAGTTTTGCCGACTCTAATTGCCTTTTGTTCATTGGTAAAAATCTCAGTAATCATAATTGGGTCTCCCAGTTCAATGACCTTAAGGCTGCTTTAAAAAGAGGCTGCAAGCTTATTGTGCTTGATCCGCGCAGAACCAAGGTCGCAGAGATGGCGGATATTTGGCTTCCTCTTCGGTATGGAACAGATGCAGCTCTATTTCTCGGGATGATTAACGTTATCATCAATGAACAGTTGTACGACAAAGAGTTTGTTGAAAACTGGTGTGTTGGGTTTGAAGAGCTTAAAGAACGGGTTCAGGAATATCCTTTAGACAAAGTTGCGGAAATAACCGGATGCGATGCTGGAGAAATCAGGAAAGCGGCTGTTATGTTCGCAACTGAGAGTCCCGCATCCATACCTTGGGCTGTTTCAACTGATATGCAGAAAAATAGTTGTTCGGCGATCCGCGCCCAATGTATTTTAAGGGCAATTGTCGGCAGCTTTGTGAATGGAGCGGAGATTTTGGGGGCCCCTCATTCGGATCTGGTGCCCATTTCCAAAATTCAGATGCACGAAGCACTGCCTGAAGAAAAGAAAAAACTTCAGCTCGGTACAGAGACGTACCCGTTCCTTACATACACGGGGATGAGCGCGTTGGAAGAGCCGTCAGAAAGAGTGTATGGGGTGAAATATTTCCATAATATGGGCGCGTTTATGGCCAACCCGACTGCTCTTTTTACGGCTATGGCTACCGAAAAACCGTATCCTGTAAAGGCCTTTTTTGCGCTCGCCAGCAATGCGCTGATGGGCTATGCAAATCAGCAAAACGCACTTAAGGGCCTCATGAATCAGGATTTGGTTGTTTGTTATGATCAGTTCATGACGCCTACAGCGCAGCTTGCCGATTATGTTCTCCCTGGTGACCACTGGCTGGAGAGGCCTGTTGTCCAGCCGAATTGGGAGGGCATTCCTTTCGGCAATACTTCCCAGCAAGTTGTCGAACCGGCTGGCGAAGCCAAGGATGAGTATTACTTCATCCGAGAGCTGGCCGTCAGGATGGGCCTTGAAGAGCATTTCCCATGGAAGGACCGGCTTGAATTGATCAACTATAGGATAAGCCCGACTGGTATGGAGTGGGAAGAGTACCAGAAACAATACACCTATATGTCTAAGCTGCCTGATTACTTTGGACCGGAGGGGGTAGGCGTAGCGACTCCATCAGGAAAAGTTGAGCTGTATTCAAGTGTATTTGAAAAGCTTGGTTATGATCCATTGCCGTACTACCATGAGCCGCTGCAGACTGAAATAAGTGATCCGGAACTTGCGAAGGAATATCCTTTAATCCTTTTTGCTGGTCTGCGTGAAGATTCAAACTTTCAATCGTGTTATCACCAGCCTGGGATACTTAGAGACGCAGAGCCCGATCCTGTTGCCTTGCTTCATCCAAAAACTGCGCAGTCCCTTGGACTTCCCTCCGGCGAATGGATCTGGGTTGAGACAACTCATGGGAGGTTGAAGTTGCTCCTCAAGCATGATGGTGCGCAGCCGGAAGGTACGATAAGAATACCCCATGGACGGTGGTGCCCTGAACAGGAAGGGGGGCCTGAGACTGGATTTAGTGGAGCCATGCTGCATAATGATGCCATGGTATTAAGTGATGATGACTGGAATCTCGATCCGGAGCAGGGTTTGCCAAATCTTAGAGGCGGTATTCTTGCGAAGGCATATAAATGCTGAAAAAGGCTTGTGGATAGGTAGGTGGGGTATTGCAGCAGGCTGCCAGTCGATCGATTTTACGTGCCGAGCGTTTGATGAGTGAGGCGGATTGTGCAGATTTTCTGCCGGAGGTAGACCGCCGGCTTGCAGGATTGGTTCTCATTCTTTGAGTTACAGGATGTTCTGGTAAATCGGATTTCTTGGAAACCACCCCACTTCGGTGGCCATGCCTTCTCCTTCAGAAAGGATACTTTGTGTTTGGGGGAGGCATGGTCACTACCCTTACTTTGTTGAGGCAGATGAGTGATCACCCTATTGGCAAAATTAGTGCTTACGTGTCAGGTCCCGCATGATTCCTGACCTGTTTATGGAAAAGTTCCATTTTCTTTTTTTGCCAATCTTTTCGACAGTAAACAACGCATAGATTTCTAACGTCCCGTAGGGTTTCATGTTTGGGAGGATGCTGCGATAAAAGGGAATTCGTCATTAATAACCGGCATTATCCTCGTTGGCGGATAGAACCGTCGTATGGGAACCGATAGGGCATTCCTAAAAATCGAAGGCATTTCCCTTTTTAAACGGGTCCTCCAAGTTATGGAGTGACCTGCCCCACCTGATAGGTCTACTTCGAATGTTAGTGTAGCGCAACCCTGTCGGTTTCCAATGCCGCTGCTTGAATAGGCAGCGGCATTATTGTTTCGGGTACTGGTGGACGGTAGCCGAGCGAACTGTGTGGACGGATTGTGTTGTAATGTCATCGCCACTGTTCAATCAGAATCTTGTCCTCCTTGAGGGTATAGAAAATCTCCCCATTGAGCAACTCATCCCTCAGTTTACCGTTGAAGGATTCATTGTAACCGTTCTCCCAAGGGCTGCCTGGCTCAATGAATAACGTCTTGGCCCCGAGACGCTCCAACCAGCCCCTGACCAGCTTTGCCGTAAATTCTGCGCCATTATCAGGCCGGATGTAGCCAGGCGTCCCTTGATGCAGAAACAGGTCAGACACTGTCTCCACCACATCGTTCGAGTTAAGTTTTGATCAACCCGCATGGCCAGGTACTCCCGGCTGTATTCGTCAATCACGGTCAGCATCCGGAAGACTTTGCCATCGTGCGTTCGATCCTGGACAAAGTCATAGGCCCAGACATGATTTCGATATTCGGGTCGCTTGCGAATACAGGACCCGTCATTGAGCCAGAGTCGGCCTCGTTTTGGTTGTTTCTGTGGGACCTTTAGTCCCTCCCGTCGCCAGATCCGTTCTACCCGCTTGTGGTTGACCGTCTATCCGCCATGTTGAATGAGGGCGGTAATACGCCGATAGCCATAGCTGCCATATTGACTGGCCAATTCAATAATGGCTGCTGTCAGCGAGCCTTCGTCTTCTCGTGGCTGGGGTGGTCGTCTCTGTACGGATCGGTTGTTGGCCTAAGACGCGACATGCCCGCCGCTCCGAGATACGTAATCTTTCCTGAACGGCATTCACGCAGGCCCGGCGACGCTCAGGACTTAGAAGTTTCCCTTGGCTGCTTCCTGCAGTATCAAAGTGCTCATCCCGCCATACTCTTTGCGCCAGCGGTAATAAGGCACTTCACTCACTCCGATTGCTTTGATTGCTTGAGCCACGGTCTGACCTTGACCGATCAAAATGTCTTCTTCACGCAGTTTGGAAATGATCTCTTTGGGACGGTAACGTTTCTTCGCCATGTTCTTCCTCCTTGTCAAATCCGGTCTTGGGACTTAACACAAAAATGGACCGATTTGCTGGGAGAAGGTAACAAGTGCTGAGGTGGATCAATTTGGGTCGATGATTGCCCTCGAAGGTGGGGAGGTTTTGGATGGCAATTAACAAATAAGGTCAAAAAGGGACATTTTTGCATGCCGATTGAAAAAATAGGTTGACTCGGGAAAGCAGGGCCTGATAGTGTGTTGGTCAACCAACCAAATTTGTTTTAAGTTTGTTGTTTGCGAAGGTATTTGGTTCTGTATTGAATAGTTTGTAAACCAAGTAGTTGCAGTGCAGCAAGAACCGTTTTGTTCGACCTAGATATAGCTTTTAGAATTATCAAGTAGTTGAGTAGCCTCCGCACATGAAAAGCTAGTCTTTACCTCCTTGGAATCCCAAGTGGGGGGACCTCCTCTCTCCCCACTTGGATCTTTTTTGACTAGCGGTTAAGGCTTTAGAAAGTTTGTTTTAACTTTTTCTAGAGGTGTGCAGGTCGAGTCATGAGCTTTCAAGTTACATGGTTGTTCATAGCGAAGGCAAAATGCTCTAACAGTAAATTGTTGAGTTTGTTTTTTGTAGGAATATTGAATCATGTATTGAATAGTTTGTTGGTCAAGAAGTTGCGGTGTAGATAGAAACTTTTTTGTTTTCCCTAGATATGGCATTTACAACTGCTCAAATAGTTGAGTAACCCCCACACACGTAAAAGCTAGTCTAGTTTTATCCTACCTATGTAATTCCAAGTGGGGGGGTTACTCCTCCCTTTCCTCTCCTACTTGGAGATATTTTGCATCCAAACATTGGACTTTCCAGAGAGTTTTTAGCAAGGACTTGGCCTTCAAATTCACAGGTACTGCAAATGTCGTTCTCTGATCTCGTGTCTTACATAATTAATAATAACGCTAGTCACTTTCTTGTGCCGCTGTCAGAAAAATTTGACGTAAACATCTGGAACGCCGCCATGAACGAAGCCTTCAGGCAAATGGGGCTCGTTAATAAATGAAGCGCGGTATAGCTGTTTGATTTTTGCGGTGATTGTGACGTTCTGATAATTACATTTTTTTGTTAGCCGTCACGGGGCTTCGGGCCGGGCCGAGAGCCTGTGACGCAGGTGGCTGTTTTGCAGGTGACAGCCTGGCTTAAGCCCGGAACCGCACTAGCGGTTTCCGGGCTTAAGTCGTTTCAGGGGGCAAAGCCTGTGGTTGGCGTCATGGTCAGCGAGTCATCCGGCAAGCGAGTTTGTAAGCAGCAATGGGGCTGAGTTGTTACCTTTTTGCTTGGTATAGAGGTTAAATATGGAACATCGTATCAAGATTTGCATGGGCAGTTCCTGCTATAGCCGCGGCAATCAGGAGAACCTGGAGCGCATCGAACGCTACCTGAACTATCGTCAGGTCAACTGCGCCATCGACCTGCGCGGCAGCCGTTGTGAAGGACGCTGTTTTGAAGGGCCGAACATCGAGATTAACGGCCGATTGTTCGGTGGAGTCAAAGCCGAGACCATCGAGCAGTTGCTCGACCAGCAACTGGGCTTGTATTGACGGGAGTGTGTCATGGGGTATTACCAATGTTCACCGATTTTTACGGCGGAAAATGAGTGCCAGGATTGTTCGAAATGCGTTCGGCATTGCCCGGTCAAAGCAATCAAGGTAGCTGACGGCCAAGCCAGAATCGTGCCTGAGAAATGTGTGGCCTGCGGAACTTGTGTTCGGGTGTGTCCTGCTGGAGCCAAGCGGGTGCGTGATGACCTGACGGATGTCAAGCAGCTACTGCAGCAATCGAAGAAGGTTTTTGCCTCCCTCGCTCCTTCTTATGTCAGCGAGTTTCCAGGTATACCCACGGCGAACATAATTGCCGCCCTTCGGCGACTGGGGTTTGCCGGGGTCAGCGAAACCGCTTTGGGAGCCCAGGAAGTTTCTGCCAAGGTGGTCAGGGAGCTTAATGAGGGCCGGCAAAAATTGATTCTGTCCTCCGCCTGCCCGGCGGCGGTTACCTACGTTCAAAAATATCTGCCGGAATTTGCCCATTCGATCGCTTCTGTTTTTTCCCCCCTGCTGGCCCACTGTACCATGCTCCAACAGCATTACGGTTCTGATGTCGCGGTCGTTTTCATCGGACCCTGCGGGGCCAAGAAAAACGAAGGGGACCGTCATCCGGAATTGATGGATGCGGTCATCACCTTTACTGACCTTAGGGCTTGGTTGGGCGAAACCCGTATCAACCCGGCTGCCCTGGTGATAGGGGAGGAGGATCGTTTTGTGCCTGAAAGTGCTCAAGAAGGCGCTTTGTACCCGATTGAAGGCGGTATGATTGACACCTTGCGCATGCAGGGTGGTAGCGATCGGGTCCATTACGGCACTGTGGGTGGCCTTCGCGGCATCGAGCACGTACTGGGTGATTTGCGGCCGGAGAATGTGACTCTGCCGACCTTCCTCGAATTGCTGGCTTGTCGCGGCGGTTGCATCAACGGTCCCTGTGCCACTCCAGGACAGGCCGGACTGAAGCAATGGCAGGAAGTGATCTCTCGGGCCAATATCCCGGCCGAGCCTGTTCTTCGCCAGCCCTTATCCAATATCGATGAGAATATTTGTGATCTGCCACTGCCGGCTCGGAGCTATGGTGAACAGGAAATCCGTCAGGCTCTACGTCGCGTCGGCAAAGAAAGTCGCGACGACGAACTGAATTGCGGCGGCTGTGGTTATGAAACCTGCGGGGAATTCGCCAAAGCTATTCTGTCGGGCCATGCCGAATCATCAATGTGTCTATCCTTTTTGCGGGAACAGGCGCAGAAAAAGGCCAATGCTTTGTTGCACTGCATCCCCTCCGCCATCGTGCTGGCCGACAATGAGCTGAAAATTCTCGATTGCAACTGTAGCTTTGCAACCTTGTTCGATGAGTCGTTGCTTGAAGTTTATGAAGTCTGTCCGGGGCTAGCCGGTGCTTCGCTGCGGAGAATACTGCCTTTTGGCGAACTGTTCGAAGAGGTGCTGAAAAGCGGAGAGTCTCTGCGCCGCGAATCGCTGCATGTGGACAATCGTATTTTCGACCTGACCATCTTTCCGATCGATCCGGGTCTGGTAGTCGGCGGGGTCATCACCGACGTCACCGATTCGGAACTTCCACGGGAACTGATAGCCCAGCGAGCACAGGAGGTCATTCACAAGAACCTCAAGACCGTACAGGAGGTTGCTTGCCTGTTAGGCGAAAACATGGCGGAAACGGAAATCCTGTTACGTTCGTTGGTGGAAGGGTTCGCTCCGGAAGATGCCACCGCACACAAATTGGTTCCGTCAGTCGAAGAAAAATAAGGAGTAAAGTGAAGGGGGCTACTGAAGATGGCACAGGACCTGTTTGTCGAGATTGAATTCAGTCAATGCAACTACCACGGCGAGGATGTCTGCGGCGACTCTTTTCTGATGCAGAAGGTCGAAGACCAGAACCGCAGGATCGCCGTGCTCTCCGACGGATTGGGACACGGGGTCAAGGCCGGAATCCTGTCGACCATGACCTCCTCCATGGCCCTGAAATTCATCGCCAGCGACCTGGAAATCGGCCGCTCGGCGGAAATCATGATGGATGCCCTGCCGGTTTGCCAGAGGCGCAAGATCAGCTATGCGACCTTCTCCATTTTTGATTACCGGGAAAGTGGCAGCGCACGGATCATTGAGATGGACAACCCGCCATTTTTGCACATCCGCGAAGATGAAGTATTGAGTACGGACTACAAAGAAGTCTGTTCACCCCGGCACCAGAAACGCAAGCTGCGTATTTCCCACATTGAACCTCGTTCCCAGGACCGTCTGGTTTTCATATCGGATGGCATTACCCAGGCCGGCCTCGGTTCACAGCAGTACAAGCTCGGCTGGCGACTGTCCGGCTGCGCCGATTTTGTACTCGATATGCTGCGCGACGATCCGGCCATTTCCGCTCGCGACCTCTCGCAAGAGATCCTCGAAGCGGCCCTGCAGAAAGAACCCGGCCAGCAGGCCGGGGACGACATCACGGTGGGGGTGGTCTATTTCCGGGTGCCGCGGCGGACAATTTTGCTTACCGGCCCGCCGTTTTCCCAGGAGCGCGATGTCGTTTATGCCAATTACCTTGATTCATTTGCCGGGCGCAAGGTGATTTGCGGAGGCACTTCGGCCGATATTGTGGCTCGCGAATTGGGTCGGGAGATTCATACGGATCTGGGTAGCCATGGCTGCGGCATCCCGCCAGTATCGCACATGGAGGGGGTTGATTTGATTACGGAGGGGATTTTGACCTTGACCCGGGTAGCGCAATTTTTGGAGCAGGGGGACATCCCTCAAGAAGGCCACGGCGCCGCCCGGCTGGCCCAGATGTTGCGCGACAGCGATGCCATTTCGTTTCTGGTCGGAACCAAGATCAATGAAGCGCATCAGGATCCGAGTCACCCGGCGGAACTGGAGATCCGGCGTAACATCGTCAAGCGCGTGGCCAAGGTGTTGCAGGAGAAATATCTCAAAGAAATATCACTACAGTATATTTGAGGGGCTCTGCAAGGAATTTGCTTGGTTGAGTCTACAATCATACTCGATCTGAGGCGTTGCCCGAGCGTTTACCTGATGTCGGCTACCAGCAGTCGGAGTACTTTGGTCTGGTAACTAACAGGTCGGAACAACACGCTACCTTCGTTGCTTGGCACGGTCCCTTCAGCCTCTCCGATGCACTGATCACCCGCTGGTGGCAAGCGGTGCGCTTGGGCTCAGTGGTATCGCGCATCGATCTGCCGGTTACCGAGCGAGTCTACGGGGATGATCATCACGCCTGGTGCCTCTGGTATGCCAAGGGGACCTGCGGCGCCTGCGCCAATCGCTGCCCGGCCGACGCCATCACGACAAGAGGGGGACACGACAAGCAGGATTGTTGCAGCTACATCCTGGAGACAACCGCGCCTTACGCCACAAAAACCTACGGCACCGGCG
This portion of the Syntrophotalea acetylenica genome encodes:
- a CDS encoding transporter yields the protein MAVKTLKSFLFVVVALCGLSLVGNVDTARAGLIPYSFIQPHDFQLPIGKEVPAGGLDLYVSYNTYREEGKAWDGDSGTRSVFLNLNRYIHVWTVEGLDNWSFLTEGVVGLGRVLTKDDNSETGLLDTMVGGAAAYRTGNWTSVLEYFLFMPTGSDELSSNSWNHSLTYLTNYHVGAFTFDGSVGYQLKGDSKVGGTHIEQGDTFYVNTVFAYKFQDLIEPYIKVDYQTTESGKNKNTGDSISSQDELAVGIGNHFTLSDRLTLALSYEKGVSGRNTTKTNAGWARFIWVF
- a CDS encoding molybdopterin-dependent oxidoreductase → MASKKHVVCQSCDINCVVEAEVKADGKIQTKSISEPHPTTPPNSICMKSVNADTIRTHKDRVLYPLKNVGSKRGEQRWERISWDQALDEIAEKLKKIIAKYGPESLGVSQTEINQQSEYGTLRRFMNLLGSPNWTAAMYMCIGNTAGVHRVTHGSYSFASFADSNCLLFIGKNLSNHNWVSQFNDLKAALKRGCKLIVLDPRRTKVAEMADIWLPLRYGTDAALFLGMINVIINEQLYDKEFVENWCVGFEELKERVQEYPLDKVAEITGCDAGEIRKAAVMFATESPASIPWAVSTDMQKNSCSAIRAQCILRAIVGSFVNGAEILGAPHSDLVPISKIQMHEALPEEKKKLQLGTETYPFLTYTGMSALEEPSERVYGVKYFHNMGAFMANPTALFTAMATEKPYPVKAFFALASNALMGYANQQNALKGLMNQDLVVCYDQFMTPTAQLADYVLPGDHWLERPVVQPNWEGIPFGNTSQQVVEPAGEAKDEYYFIRELAVRMGLEEHFPWKDRLELINYRISPTGMEWEEYQKQYTYMSKLPDYFGPEGVGVATPSGKVELYSSVFEKLGYDPLPYYHEPLQTEISDPELAKEYPLILFAGLREDSNFQSCYHQPGILRDAEPDPVALLHPKTAQSLGLPSGEWIWVETTHGRLKLLLKHDGAQPEGTIRIPHGRWCPEQEGGPETGFSGAMLHNDAMVLSDDDWNLDPEQGLPNLRGGILAKAYKC
- a CDS encoding (2Fe-2S) ferredoxin domain-containing protein — translated: MEHRIKICMGSSCYSRGNQENLERIERYLNYRQVNCAIDLRGSRCEGRCFEGPNIEINGRLFGGVKAETIEQLLDQQLGLY
- a CDS encoding [Fe-Fe] hydrogenase large subunit C-terminal domain-containing protein, with product MGYYQCSPIFTAENECQDCSKCVRHCPVKAIKVADGQARIVPEKCVACGTCVRVCPAGAKRVRDDLTDVKQLLQQSKKVFASLAPSYVSEFPGIPTANIIAALRRLGFAGVSETALGAQEVSAKVVRELNEGRQKLILSSACPAAVTYVQKYLPEFAHSIASVFSPLLAHCTMLQQHYGSDVAVVFIGPCGAKKNEGDRHPELMDAVITFTDLRAWLGETRINPAALVIGEEDRFVPESAQEGALYPIEGGMIDTLRMQGGSDRVHYGTVGGLRGIEHVLGDLRPENVTLPTFLELLACRGGCINGPCATPGQAGLKQWQEVISRANIPAEPVLRQPLSNIDENICDLPLPARSYGEQEIRQALRRVGKESRDDELNCGGCGYETCGEFAKAILSGHAESSMCLSFLREQAQKKANALLHCIPSAIVLADNELKILDCNCSFATLFDESLLEVYEVCPGLAGASLRRILPFGELFEEVLKSGESLRRESLHVDNRIFDLTIFPIDPGLVVGGVITDVTDSELPRELIAQRAQEVIHKNLKTVQEVACLLGENMAETEILLRSLVEGFAPEDATAHKLVPSVEEK
- a CDS encoding SpoIIE family protein phosphatase; the encoded protein is MAQDLFVEIEFSQCNYHGEDVCGDSFLMQKVEDQNRRIAVLSDGLGHGVKAGILSTMTSSMALKFIASDLEIGRSAEIMMDALPVCQRRKISYATFSIFDYRESGSARIIEMDNPPFLHIREDEVLSTDYKEVCSPRHQKRKLRISHIEPRSQDRLVFISDGITQAGLGSQQYKLGWRLSGCADFVLDMLRDDPAISARDLSQEILEAALQKEPGQQAGDDITVGVVYFRVPRRTILLTGPPFSQERDVVYANYLDSFAGRKVICGGTSADIVARELGREIHTDLGSHGCGIPPVSHMEGVDLITEGILTLTRVAQFLEQGDIPQEGHGAARLAQMLRDSDAISFLVGTKINEAHQDPSHPAELEIRRNIVKRVAKVLQEKYLKEISLQYI